The Sulfurimonas hydrogeniphila genome includes a window with the following:
- a CDS encoding alpha-ketoacid dehydrogenase subunit beta — protein MLYREALNKALDEVMQADDTVVTLGEDVGLYGGSFRVTEGLVEKYGEKRVIDTPIAELSIVGNAVGMAIGGLRPVAEIMTGNFSLLAFDQIINHMAKLHYMSNGKIILPIVVRFPQGVSRQLAAQHSESYEQMLCAVPGLRVLSVNDVNYAYHALKYAILSDDPVVFIEHELLYNKKGEVDFTQKLNPFQARIAKEGRDITIVSYLKMVDDVMLAVPEIEKELGCSCEVIDLCSLNPVDYETLKKSIEKTSRFVMVEEDHKTGGYGGQIVSWAAEEMFYALDAPPLRLAGKDVPVPYNRTLELLSIPTPESIARDIVAWGKKNDV, from the coding sequence ATGTTGTATCGTGAAGCTTTAAACAAAGCACTTGATGAGGTGATGCAGGCAGATGATACGGTGGTAACACTGGGAGAAGATGTCGGACTTTACGGTGGCAGTTTTCGTGTGACGGAAGGACTGGTGGAAAAATACGGTGAGAAAAGAGTCATTGATACACCTATAGCGGAACTGAGTATTGTAGGGAATGCCGTGGGCATGGCTATAGGAGGTTTGCGACCTGTAGCAGAGATAATGACGGGCAATTTTTCTCTGCTTGCCTTTGATCAGATTATCAACCACATGGCAAAACTGCACTATATGAGCAACGGTAAAATCATATTGCCTATAGTGGTACGGTTTCCTCAGGGCGTGAGTCGTCAACTCGCAGCCCAGCACAGTGAAAGTTATGAGCAGATGCTCTGTGCGGTACCGGGACTAAGAGTGTTGAGTGTGAATGATGTCAATTATGCCTACCATGCACTCAAATATGCGATTTTGTCAGATGATCCTGTTGTGTTTATAGAGCATGAACTGCTGTATAACAAAAAGGGCGAGGTGGATTTTACACAAAAACTGAACCCTTTTCAGGCAAGAATAGCCAAAGAGGGCAGAGACATTACCATTGTGAGTTACCTGAAAATGGTTGATGATGTGATGCTGGCAGTCCCAGAGATAGAAAAAGAGCTTGGATGTTCCTGCGAAGTGATAGATTTATGCTCCTTGAACCCTGTAGATTATGAAACACTGAAAAAATCTATAGAAAAAACTTCCCGTTTTGTAATGGTTGAAGAGGATCACAAAACAGGAGGCTACGGAGGACAAATAGTTTCCTGGGCGGCAGAAGAGATGTTTTATGCCTTGGATGCTCCGCCTTTGCGCCTGGCAGGAAAAGATGTGCCAGTTCCCTATAACAGAACTTTGGAACTCTTGAGTATTCCTACACCGGAGTCTATTGCTCGTGATATAGTGGCATGGGGTAAGAAAAACGATGTATGA
- a CDS encoding thiamine pyrophosphate-dependent dehydrogenase E1 component subunit alpha: protein MNKLLAEEMYYLMVLGRAFEYAAKENYMQGNISGFLHLDIGQEALSVGAVKAFEKGDIFSGYREHIMAMSRGLEPKAVMAELFGKVTGVSGGKGGSMHLFEPAHFFYGGDAIVGGQLPNAVGCAYARAFLEQDEGVMAIFGDGATNGGAFFESLNIAATHKLPLLFLCENNEYAIGTNIQRTAPFREQAKKAEPYMMTYTVDGMDVEAVYEVVSEAKKQIESGHGPVFVEAFTCRYEGHSVSDANSYRSAQEMAHCKARDPIQRFKKALHEKWLCTNEEIQNIEKKAYEEVEDAVKYAEESPEPEADALFEHVFYEERENVVS, encoded by the coding sequence ATGAACAAACTACTGGCTGAAGAGATGTACTATCTGATGGTTCTTGGACGTGCTTTTGAGTATGCGGCAAAAGAGAATTATATGCAAGGCAATATATCCGGATTTTTACATTTGGATATTGGACAGGAAGCTTTGAGTGTCGGTGCGGTAAAAGCCTTTGAAAAAGGCGATATTTTTTCAGGCTATCGTGAACACATTATGGCAATGAGCCGTGGACTTGAGCCTAAAGCTGTTATGGCGGAACTCTTTGGAAAAGTTACAGGGGTAAGCGGCGGCAAGGGCGGTTCTATGCACCTTTTTGAACCTGCGCATTTCTTTTACGGCGGGGATGCCATTGTCGGAGGACAGCTCCCTAATGCCGTAGGCTGTGCCTATGCAAGAGCTTTTTTGGAACAAGATGAGGGTGTGATGGCCATCTTCGGTGACGGAGCTACAAACGGCGGGGCTTTTTTTGAATCACTCAATATTGCCGCCACACACAAACTTCCCCTGCTTTTTTTGTGTGAAAACAACGAATATGCAATCGGAACAAATATTCAGCGAACGGCGCCGTTTCGAGAACAGGCAAAAAAAGCAGAACCCTATATGATGACCTATACCGTGGACGGAATGGACGTTGAAGCTGTGTATGAGGTAGTGAGTGAGGCAAAAAAACAGATAGAATCAGGACACGGTCCTGTTTTTGTAGAAGCCTTTACATGTAGATACGAAGGACACTCTGTCAGTGATGCAAACAGTTACAGAAGTGCGCAGGAGATGGCACACTGCAAGGCACGAGATCCGATACAGAGGTTTAAAAAAGCCTTACATGAAAAATGGCTCTGCACGAATGAAGAGATACAAAATATAGAAAAAAAAGCATACGAAGAAGTGGAAGATGCCGTGAAATATGCCGAAGAATCCCCTGAACCAGAGGCTGATGCTCTGTTTGAACATGTTTTTTACGAGGAGCGTGAAAATGTTGTATCGTGA
- a CDS encoding glycine zipper 2TM domain-containing protein, translating into MKRIVATVLAGSLFFSGCATRGVNEIDPSAVNYELSYQVGTIESVKPVVIRDNGTGTFIGAVSGIVLGSLIGKGRGSALATLAGGLGGAYAGSQLGKANALELSVLLDDGRRVVVIAKGKDFYKGERIRIVKRNGRVYSVEPF; encoded by the coding sequence ATGAAAAGAATTGTAGCGACTGTTTTGGCAGGGAGTTTATTTTTTAGCGGATGTGCAACACGCGGTGTTAATGAAATAGATCCGAGTGCTGTGAATTATGAATTGAGTTATCAGGTTGGCACAATTGAATCTGTGAAACCTGTTGTTATAAGAGATAATGGCACAGGTACATTTATTGGAGCGGTATCGGGTATAGTCTTGGGCTCACTAATCGGTAAAGGCAGAGGAAGTGCTCTGGCAACACTTGCAGGCGGTTTAGGCGGTGCATATGCGGGAAGCCAACTGGGTAAAGCCAATGCCCTTGAACTCAGTGTTCTTCTGGATGACGGACGAAGAGTTGTGGTCATTGCCAAAGGTAAGGATTTTTACAAGGGCGAAAGAATCCGTATAGTCAAAAGAAATGGTCGTGTATATAGCGTCGAACCGTTTTAA
- the gap gene encoding type I glyceraldehyde-3-phosphate dehydrogenase, producing the protein MKKRIAINGLGRIGNQVLRHYINNLPKNCEIVAANTSSVEDAAYLLKYDSVHGRADFSIETKENKLIIDGHEITIVSNHNPLELPWKELGIDIVIDCTGRFTDGTLAVQHIEAGAKKVLISAPGKNVDLTIVKGVNHQEYDTAKHHIVSNASCTTNSLAPVMKVLEESFGVQNAMITTTHAYTSSQVTVDKRAKKRRRGRAAAINIIPTTTGAAVATVEVIPALAGKMEAMALRVPVPDGAITEVVALLHRDVSIESVNEAFLEASEGELQGILEFTKDEIVSSDILGNRHSSIIDGLSTSVIGGRMVKVMAWYDNEYGYSQRLLEVTDYMASKL; encoded by the coding sequence ATGAAAAAACGTATAGCAATTAACGGACTCGGAAGAATAGGCAATCAGGTACTTCGGCATTATATTAACAATCTTCCAAAAAACTGCGAAATAGTTGCGGCAAACACTTCAAGTGTAGAAGATGCTGCGTACCTTCTGAAATATGATTCTGTGCATGGGCGGGCAGATTTTTCTATTGAAACAAAAGAAAACAAACTTATCATTGACGGGCATGAAATTACAATCGTCAGTAATCACAATCCTCTAGAACTGCCGTGGAAAGAGTTGGGTATAGATATTGTTATAGACTGTACAGGACGTTTTACGGATGGAACTTTGGCTGTGCAGCATATAGAAGCAGGGGCAAAAAAAGTGCTTATCTCTGCACCGGGTAAAAATGTCGATTTAACAATTGTAAAAGGTGTGAACCATCAGGAGTATGACACTGCAAAGCACCATATTGTCTCCAATGCTTCGTGCACGACAAATTCACTTGCACCTGTGATGAAAGTGCTTGAAGAGAGTTTCGGTGTGCAAAATGCCATGATTACGACAACCCATGCCTATACATCTTCACAGGTAACAGTTGACAAACGTGCAAAAAAACGCAGACGCGGTCGTGCAGCGGCTATAAACATTATACCGACGACAACGGGTGCGGCAGTCGCCACGGTTGAAGTTATTCCGGCATTGGCAGGAAAAATGGAAGCGATGGCACTGCGGGTGCCTGTTCCCGACGGTGCTATAACCGAAGTTGTGGCATTGTTGCACAGAGATGTGAGCATAGAAAGTGTCAATGAAGCTTTTTTAGAAGCTTCAGAGGGTGAATTACAGGGTATATTGGAGTTTACAAAAGATGAAATAGTCTCAAGTGATATATTGGGAAATCGTCACTCCTCTATAATAGACGGACTTTCGACATCTGTTATAGGTGGAAGAATGGTTAAAGTAATGGCGTGGTATGATAATGAATACGGGTATTCACAAAGACTGCTTGAAGTAACTGATTATATGGCTTCAAAATTATAA